The Calliphora vicina chromosome 3, idCalVici1.1, whole genome shotgun sequence genome contains a region encoding:
- the pzg gene encoding serine-rich adhesin for platelets isoform X2, protein MNNQMNSAVRKIHNLLSSGAVTVTGPNQPRILKQKIVGSGATATTVTTASLANNVQQQQVVTTTINRCYVCDDALGANQAQHQLTEMQTTHTTTKFPNKIGQLVGDAFMVIVSVEDVVCSRCTNLINYLDRLENDVERVRTNLMNLLHKKYGLNDDSGGIVNATTVVATGTPTIAAANVTNNVSSATLQAPPNKLQKLNSGAAVSAVQQMKISTQSPTNIQQQSAGTQTLQRKTTKIYKCLSCDYKTSDMRLFNTHYETCKHQNFQCKNCKKIFPNFGAMKQHMVREHNTPMDNTCAVCHINFVSESALRKHMEINHSTNVVVTSTTTLPVSQNAAPAADPITAVNAQASPGTTTTPLYTCNHCQFKSTDKITFDEHMRKHMSGVKSKPFKCRLCAQRFETREAATTHAKQHQGNVFKCGTCSMSFPKREMLVKHFEEHQQQQHNTQQLQQQQQQVQQQQQMITIKQQQAPQASQNMLTTQKLLQETIDEALSDSTTPVTTTPTTDVAGASANNIRFFSCHICSLTFIQENYYNQHMETHRRGDATTNTATTTASTHKKTSNTVVGNNSLSTLNAAALLSEAAQQDTNEMVHHNTDLNVHHQQQHQQHQQQQQQQQQQQTATMGNAGNNTISEADIESIFEKMHSDKGDAGVTATTTSSGNGGGSNDQVVITSQAGSGGGITFNITIPGQEGGGVVSTSEDHTTNTTTTTTAPVSVSIDMPMLDQPDDSTHASTTTTTTTTTASTNLKAESPKPTSAGPVSMPSLDDDNEEQQQQPATNPSSENSKNMEEPAQHNAEESTATPSNQPATDDGTTKTEESSANNHQNEQQVEDQSALENTATTDNQQTESAIGDESHHQQQLQQQHEVSEAGGEQQQQQTHEHHEMTAGSEGGGGAEGEQQQHVAMELDEAAMQAQVDGGQIKFILNESGQLLQLDNHILTDADGNQILVQDPEHIQQLLQSVGVLQSGEGLDGETLQMMTDANGQMVLVQGENNETQLIDASLLNADGQLVIQQSQDGDGGAHVIGEDGTRIPVSVSYTEDGQPIVQVQQQVLEAATGGGEDDGVMEKDATGVEGTAQAGGTDKIAISSD, encoded by the exons atgaataaTCAAATGAACAGTGCAGTGCGTAAAATACATAATCTGCTCTCAAGTGGAGCAGTTACAGTTACCGGGCCCAATCAGCCGCGTattctcaaacaaaaaattgttggcTCCGGTGCAACCGCAACGACAGTTACAACCGCTTCGCTTGCGAataatgtacaacaacagcaagTTGTTACAACAACCATAAATCGTTGCTATGTCTGCGATGATGCATTGGGTGCCAATCAGGCTCAACATCAATTAACAGAGATGCAGACAACGCACACAACAACAAAGTTTCCCAATAAAATTGGTCAATTGGTTGGTGATGCTTTTATGGTCATCGTTAGTGTCGAGGATGTTGTTTGTTCACGTTGTACAAATCTCATCAACTATTTGGATCGTTTAGAGAATGATGTCGAACGTGTTCGgacaaatttaatgaatttgttgCATAAAAAATATGGTTTAAATGATGATAGCGGTGGCATTGTAAATGCAACCACTGTAGTCGCCACTGGCACACCAACAATTGCTGCTGCCAATGTTACAAATAATGTTTCCTCGGCCACACTACAAGCACCGcctaataaattacaaaaattaaatagtgGAGCAGCTG TGAGCGCAGtacaacaaatgaaaatatctacacaatctccaacaaatatacaacaacaatCGGCTGGCACACAAACGCTACAgcgtaaaacaacaaaaatctacAAGTGTTTATCGTGCGACTACAAGACATCGGACATGCGTCTCTTCAATACGCACTATGAAACATGCAAACATCAAAATTTCCAATGCAAAAACTGTAAGAAAATTTTCCCCAACTTTGGAGCGATGAAACAGCACATGGTGCGTGAACACAACACACCCATGGACAATACGTGCGCTGTCTGTCACATAAATTTCGTGAGCGAATCGGCTTTGCGCAAACACATGGAAATCAATCACAGTACGAATGTGGTCGTAACAAGTACAACAACTCTGCCAGTGTCGCAAAATGCAGCACCAGCTGCAGATCCTATAACAGCCGTAAATGCACAAGCTTCTCCTGGCACTACGACCACGCCGCTCTACACATGTAATCATTGTCAGTTCAAGTCCACCGACAAGATAACATTTGATGAGCACATGCGCAAACATATGTCGGGCGTCAAGTCGAAACCATTTAAGTGTCGTCTGTGCGCTCAACGTTTTGAGACTCGTGAGGCGGCCACAACACACGCTAAACAGCATCAGGGCAATGTATTCAAGTGTGGAACTTGCTCCATGTCTTTCCCCAAGCGAGAAATGCTTGTCAAGCATTTCGAAGAgcatcaacagcagcaacatAACACGCAACAActtcaacaacagcagcagcaggttcagcagcaacagcaaatgATTACCATTAAACAGCAGCAGGCGCCGCAGGCTTCACAGAATATGCTGACGACACAGAAGCTTTTGCAGGAAACTATCGATGAAGCTTTAAGTGATTCAACCACACCAGTAACAACAACCCCCACAACAGACGTAGCAGGTGCTTCCGCCAACAATATACGATTCTTTTCATGTCATATTTGTTCTTTGACATTCATACAAGAAAATTACTATAACCAACACATGGAAACTCATAGAAGGGGAGATGCTACTACCAACACCGCTACAACTACGGCCAGCACACACAAAAAGACTTCCAACACGGTCGTTGGAAATAATTCATTGTCCACTTTGAATGCAGCCGCTTTGCTAAGTGAAGCAGCTCAACAGGACACCAATGAAATGGTCCATCACAATACCGACCTTAATGTCCACCACCAGCAACAGCACCAGCAGcaccaacagcagcaacaacaacaacaacagcaacaaactgCCACTATGGGTAATGCTGGCAATAACACAATCTCTGAGGCAGATATTGAAAGCATTTTTGAGAAAATGCATTCCGATAAAGGCGACGCTGGTGTCACTGCCACCACTACGTCATCTGGTAACGGTGGTGGTAGCAACGATCAAGTTGTCATAACATCACAAGCTGGTTCTGGCGGTGGCATAACCTTTAATATTACCATCCCCGGACAAGAAGGTGGTGGTGTAGTGTCGACCAGCGAAGATCACACTACTAATACGACCACCACAACCACCGCCCCAGTGTCGGTAAGCATAGATATGCCCATGTTGGACCAACCGGACGATTCAACACATGCTTCGACAACGACCACTACAACCACCACCACAGCATCCACAAATCTGAAGGCAGAATCACCAAAACCAACCAGTGCTGGACCGGTCAGTATGCCCAGTTTAGACGATGATAatgaagaacaacaacaacaacctgcTACAAATCCATCTAGTGAGAACTCCAAGAACATGGAAGAACCTGCGCAACATAATGCTGAAGAATCAACAGCAACACCATCAAATCAACCTGCCACAGACGATGGAACAACTAAAACGGAAGAGTCTTCAGCCAACAATCATCAAAATGAACAGCAAGTTGAAGACCAGTCAGCGCTTGAAAATACTGCCACAACAGACAACCAACAAACGGAATCCGCTATAGGCGATGAATCACACCACCAACAACAACTGCAGCAGCAACACGAAGTGTCTGAAGCAGGCGGagagcagcaacaacaacagactCATGAACATCATGAAATGACTGCTGGATCAGAGGGTGGTGGTGGTGCTGAGGGTGAACAACAGCAGCATGTTGCTATGGAATTAGACGAGGCTGCCATGCAAGCACAAGTTGATGGgggacaaattaaatttattctcaACGAAAGTGGACAACTTTTGCAACTTGATAATCACATTCTCACCGATGCTGATGGCAATCAAATTCTCGTCCAAGATCCGGAGCATATACAACAGCTGCTCCAGTCGGTGGGAGTATTGCAGTCGGGCGAGGGTCTCGATGGTGAAACTCTGCAAATGATGACAGACGCTAATGGACAAATGGTCTTGGTGCAGGGTGAAAACAATGAAACACAACTAATTGATGCCTCCCTTCTGAATGCGGACGGACAGTTGGTCATACAACAGTCACAGGACGGCGATGGTGGTGCCCATGTCATTGGCGAAGATGGTACACGTATTCCTGTATCCGTTTCCTACACCGAAGACGGTCAACCGATTGTTCAGGTCCAACAGCAAGTGTTAGAAGCAGCAACTGGCGGCGGCGAGGATGATGGTGTTATGGAGAAGGACGCCACTGGCGTAGAAG GAACAGCGCAAGCGGGAGGCACGGATAAAATTGCCATTAGCTCGGATTAG
- the pzg gene encoding serine-rich adhesin for platelets isoform X1: protein MNNQMNSAVRKIHNLLSSGAVTVTGPNQPRILKQKIVGSGATATTVTTASLANNVQQQQVVTTTINRCYVCDDALGANQAQHQLTEMQTTHTTTKFPNKIGQLVGDAFMVIVSVEDVVCSRCTNLINYLDRLENDVERVRTNLMNLLHKKYGLNDDSGGIVNATTVVATGTPTIAAANVTNNVSSATLQAPPNKLQKLNSGAAVSAVQQMKISTQSPTNIQQQSAGTQTLQRKTTKIYKCLSCDYKTSDMRLFNTHYETCKHQNFQCKNCKKIFPNFGAMKQHMVREHNTPMDNTCAVCHINFVSESALRKHMEINHSTNVVVTSTTTLPVSQNAAPAADPITAVNAQASPGTTTTPLYTCNHCQFKSTDKITFDEHMRKHMSGVKSKPFKCRLCAQRFETREAATTHAKQHQGNVFKCGTCSMSFPKREMLVKHFEEHQQQQHNTQQLQQQQQQVQQQQQMITIKQQQAPQASQNMLTTQKLLQETIDEALSDSTTPVTTTPTTDVAGASANNIRFFSCHICSLTFIQENYYNQHMETHRRGDATTNTATTTASTHKKTSNTVVGNNSLSTLNAAALLSEAAQQDTNEMVHHNTDLNVHHQQQHQQHQQQQQQQQQQQTATMGNAGNNTISEADIESIFEKMHSDKGDAGVTATTTSSGNGGGSNDQVVITSQAGSGGGITFNITIPGQEGGGVVSTSEDHTTNTTTTTTAPVSVSIDMPMLDQPDDSTHASTTTTTTTTTASTNLKAESPKPTSAGPVSMPSLDDDNEEQQQQPATNPSSENSKNMEEPAQHNAEESTATPSNQPATDDGTTKTEESSANNHQNEQQVEDQSALENTATTDNQQTESAIGDESHHQQQLQQQHEVSEAGGEQQQQQTHEHHEMTAGSEGGGGAEGEQQQHVAMELDEAAMQAQVDGGQIKFILNESGQLLQLDNHILTDADGNQILVQDPEHIQQLLQSVGVLQSGEGLDGETLQMMTDANGQMVLVQGENNETQLIDASLLNADGQLVIQQSQDGDGGAHVIGEDGTRIPVSVSYTEDGQPIVQVQQQVLEAATGGGEDDGVMEKDATGVEGNDGTQGDDDPAHTTATTTASGSTTSGGFFALEELMQQQSSSSGTAQAGGTDKIAISSD from the exons atgaataaTCAAATGAACAGTGCAGTGCGTAAAATACATAATCTGCTCTCAAGTGGAGCAGTTACAGTTACCGGGCCCAATCAGCCGCGTattctcaaacaaaaaattgttggcTCCGGTGCAACCGCAACGACAGTTACAACCGCTTCGCTTGCGAataatgtacaacaacagcaagTTGTTACAACAACCATAAATCGTTGCTATGTCTGCGATGATGCATTGGGTGCCAATCAGGCTCAACATCAATTAACAGAGATGCAGACAACGCACACAACAACAAAGTTTCCCAATAAAATTGGTCAATTGGTTGGTGATGCTTTTATGGTCATCGTTAGTGTCGAGGATGTTGTTTGTTCACGTTGTACAAATCTCATCAACTATTTGGATCGTTTAGAGAATGATGTCGAACGTGTTCGgacaaatttaatgaatttgttgCATAAAAAATATGGTTTAAATGATGATAGCGGTGGCATTGTAAATGCAACCACTGTAGTCGCCACTGGCACACCAACAATTGCTGCTGCCAATGTTACAAATAATGTTTCCTCGGCCACACTACAAGCACCGcctaataaattacaaaaattaaatagtgGAGCAGCTG TGAGCGCAGtacaacaaatgaaaatatctacacaatctccaacaaatatacaacaacaatCGGCTGGCACACAAACGCTACAgcgtaaaacaacaaaaatctacAAGTGTTTATCGTGCGACTACAAGACATCGGACATGCGTCTCTTCAATACGCACTATGAAACATGCAAACATCAAAATTTCCAATGCAAAAACTGTAAGAAAATTTTCCCCAACTTTGGAGCGATGAAACAGCACATGGTGCGTGAACACAACACACCCATGGACAATACGTGCGCTGTCTGTCACATAAATTTCGTGAGCGAATCGGCTTTGCGCAAACACATGGAAATCAATCACAGTACGAATGTGGTCGTAACAAGTACAACAACTCTGCCAGTGTCGCAAAATGCAGCACCAGCTGCAGATCCTATAACAGCCGTAAATGCACAAGCTTCTCCTGGCACTACGACCACGCCGCTCTACACATGTAATCATTGTCAGTTCAAGTCCACCGACAAGATAACATTTGATGAGCACATGCGCAAACATATGTCGGGCGTCAAGTCGAAACCATTTAAGTGTCGTCTGTGCGCTCAACGTTTTGAGACTCGTGAGGCGGCCACAACACACGCTAAACAGCATCAGGGCAATGTATTCAAGTGTGGAACTTGCTCCATGTCTTTCCCCAAGCGAGAAATGCTTGTCAAGCATTTCGAAGAgcatcaacagcagcaacatAACACGCAACAActtcaacaacagcagcagcaggttcagcagcaacagcaaatgATTACCATTAAACAGCAGCAGGCGCCGCAGGCTTCACAGAATATGCTGACGACACAGAAGCTTTTGCAGGAAACTATCGATGAAGCTTTAAGTGATTCAACCACACCAGTAACAACAACCCCCACAACAGACGTAGCAGGTGCTTCCGCCAACAATATACGATTCTTTTCATGTCATATTTGTTCTTTGACATTCATACAAGAAAATTACTATAACCAACACATGGAAACTCATAGAAGGGGAGATGCTACTACCAACACCGCTACAACTACGGCCAGCACACACAAAAAGACTTCCAACACGGTCGTTGGAAATAATTCATTGTCCACTTTGAATGCAGCCGCTTTGCTAAGTGAAGCAGCTCAACAGGACACCAATGAAATGGTCCATCACAATACCGACCTTAATGTCCACCACCAGCAACAGCACCAGCAGcaccaacagcagcaacaacaacaacaacagcaacaaactgCCACTATGGGTAATGCTGGCAATAACACAATCTCTGAGGCAGATATTGAAAGCATTTTTGAGAAAATGCATTCCGATAAAGGCGACGCTGGTGTCACTGCCACCACTACGTCATCTGGTAACGGTGGTGGTAGCAACGATCAAGTTGTCATAACATCACAAGCTGGTTCTGGCGGTGGCATAACCTTTAATATTACCATCCCCGGACAAGAAGGTGGTGGTGTAGTGTCGACCAGCGAAGATCACACTACTAATACGACCACCACAACCACCGCCCCAGTGTCGGTAAGCATAGATATGCCCATGTTGGACCAACCGGACGATTCAACACATGCTTCGACAACGACCACTACAACCACCACCACAGCATCCACAAATCTGAAGGCAGAATCACCAAAACCAACCAGTGCTGGACCGGTCAGTATGCCCAGTTTAGACGATGATAatgaagaacaacaacaacaacctgcTACAAATCCATCTAGTGAGAACTCCAAGAACATGGAAGAACCTGCGCAACATAATGCTGAAGAATCAACAGCAACACCATCAAATCAACCTGCCACAGACGATGGAACAACTAAAACGGAAGAGTCTTCAGCCAACAATCATCAAAATGAACAGCAAGTTGAAGACCAGTCAGCGCTTGAAAATACTGCCACAACAGACAACCAACAAACGGAATCCGCTATAGGCGATGAATCACACCACCAACAACAACTGCAGCAGCAACACGAAGTGTCTGAAGCAGGCGGagagcagcaacaacaacagactCATGAACATCATGAAATGACTGCTGGATCAGAGGGTGGTGGTGGTGCTGAGGGTGAACAACAGCAGCATGTTGCTATGGAATTAGACGAGGCTGCCATGCAAGCACAAGTTGATGGgggacaaattaaatttattctcaACGAAAGTGGACAACTTTTGCAACTTGATAATCACATTCTCACCGATGCTGATGGCAATCAAATTCTCGTCCAAGATCCGGAGCATATACAACAGCTGCTCCAGTCGGTGGGAGTATTGCAGTCGGGCGAGGGTCTCGATGGTGAAACTCTGCAAATGATGACAGACGCTAATGGACAAATGGTCTTGGTGCAGGGTGAAAACAATGAAACACAACTAATTGATGCCTCCCTTCTGAATGCGGACGGACAGTTGGTCATACAACAGTCACAGGACGGCGATGGTGGTGCCCATGTCATTGGCGAAGATGGTACACGTATTCCTGTATCCGTTTCCTACACCGAAGACGGTCAACCGATTGTTCAGGTCCAACAGCAAGTGTTAGAAGCAGCAACTGGCGGCGGCGAGGATGATGGTGTTATGGAGAAGGACGCCACTGGCGTAGAAGGTAATGATGGTACACAAGGTGATGATGATCCTGCTCATACTACTGCCACTACAACAGCAAGTGGTAGTACGACGAGTGGTGGATTCTTTGCTCTTGAAGAACTTATGCAACAACAATCTTCCTCCTCAGGAACAGCGCAAGCGGGAGGCACGGATAAAATTGCCATTAGCTCGGATTAG
- the Oseg1 gene encoding intraflagellar transport protein 122 homolog, protein MRGILKWIDKVEFPNTKDEDISIHCVCYSPDGTQLIVAARERVLVYDPKDGTLLNTLKAHKDVVNCVAYARDGKKFASGAADKTVIVWSPQLEGLLKYSHGDSVQCMSFNPISHHLASCSTSDFAFWSSDQKAVQKYKIHSRVNACCWTNDGQYLILGLANGSITIRNKTGEEKGRIDRPGGSSSAIYGVQCCPAIAEPNTDTIAVTDWSQTLSFHTLSGQMIGKERSIGFDPLSLSYLPNGEYCLVSGCTGNVHCFTREGVRLGILGDTVDTSWIWSVAVHPSGQSYTIGCQNGTLSTYSIALTTVHALYRERYAFREHMCDVIIQHLISGQKVRIKCRDLVQKIAIYRQKLAVQLPERVVLYELNSIEDQPMHYKVKEKIQKKFDCSLLVVCASHIVLCQDQRLQCLDFNGALQREWLMDSFIRYIKVIGGPAGREGLMVGLKNGKVYRIFLDNALPLLITSAVSAVRCLDVNANRTKIAVVDDGGRLVVRDIYNDTLLYQDTGVNSVTWNTHLDSMLCYTHTTGGLSVRVGNLPPRAPQQMIGVVVGLCGATAFCLRGNVMHNVPLALGATMWQFIEAGLFEEAFQVACLGVTNADWEGLAKSALEALHLNIARDSYVKIRNLPWLQLIGNLMDKQKRGQVPKEVLQAEICAYSAKHKEAARFFEKCSLSVKALEMYTDLRMFDLAQEFIRDGSVEEKKNLVRKRAEWAYSVKEPRAAAELLLSVGEHQKAIEIVSEQGWADVLYDIGRRLSQSDKESLELVAFNLKRLKALPLAAEVFKKLGNEGEVVQLHVEAHDWAEAFCLAADMPDILPQVHYQHAQWLAENDQFIEAHEAYLKAGRIKDANRLLKQLSNSAIEEERFLDASYFYWLLSKQYLDIFYDKEVQNPIDFHLKEYHSHLRIAKIYYAYSVIYNYMKEPFTTYSPVSLFNVSRFILNEVEYKGAPKGVSMFAVLFTLAKQAKFLQANKLCLVVNKRLQSLKPPSGVQEQIDINYLNSKACKSGFNDPEELLPLCYKCSNYSQHLNGNSCPTCRQDYIFSFISFEILPLVQFYPEMDITDSEAERLLLAPPKTNEDQDPFNEDTASALPLSLDRNALRSIDPNHVLILKRRTKANSKFIFYRNILPDLQVTYCPECLLVFYAEDFELHVLQKGFCPFCRTAAEKLFEDY, encoded by the exons ATGAGAGGCATATTAAAATGGATTGATAAAGTTGAATTTCCCAATACGAAAGATGAAGACATCag TATCCATTGTGTATGCTATAGTCCTGATGGCACGCAACTGATAGTGGCTGCGAGGGAACGAGTTTTAGTGTATGATCCAAAAGATGGTACTCTATTGAACACATTAAAGGCCCATAAAGATGTGGTCAATTGTGTTGCTTATGCCAGAGATGGCAAGAAATTTGCCAGTGGAGCAGCGGATAAAACCGTTATAGTTTGGTCACCCCAACTGGAGGGATTGTTGAAATATTC tcATGGAGATTCTGTGCAATGTATGAGTTTCAATCCCATTTCTCATCATTTGGCCTCCTGTTCCACATCAGATTTTGCATTCTGGTCCTCGGATCAAAAAGCTGTACAAAAGTATAAAATACATTCCAGAGTTAATGCTTGTTGTTGGACTAACGATGGTCAGTATCTTATTTTGGGTTTGGCAAATGGTTCAATTACTATACGCAATAAAACTGGCGAAGAAAAAGGCAGAATAGATCGTCCAGGAGGTTCGTCTAGTGCAATTTATGGTGTACAATGTTGTCCAGCAATAGCAGAACCCAATACAGATACCATAGCAGTAACTGATTGGAGTCAAACTTTATCCTTTCATACCTTAAGCGGACAAATGATTGGCAAGGAGAGATCTATAGGTTTCGATCCTTTATCTTTGTCGTATTTACCAAATGGCGAATATTGTTTGGTATCAGGATGCACTGGAAATGTTCATTGCTTTACTCGCGAAGGTGTTCGTTTAGGTATTTTAGGTGATACTGTTGATACCTCGTGGATTTGGTCGGTGGCCGTACATCCCAGTGGACAGTCGTACACAATTGGCTGTCAAAATGGAACCTTATCAACATACTCCATAGCCCTAACTACAGTACATGCACTGTATCGCGAACGTTATGCATTTCGGGAACACATGTGTGATGTTATCATACAACACTTGATATCGGGACAAAAAGTACGCATCAAATGTCGTGATCTAGTACAAAAGATTGCTATTTATAGACAAAAGTTGGCAGTCCAGTTGCCAGAGCGGGTGGTTCTTTATGAATTAAATTCGATAGAAGACCAGCCAATGCATTACAAGGTAAAGGAAAAGATACAAAAGAAATTCGATTGCAGTTTGTTGGTGGTATGCGCTAGTCACATTGTATTGTGTCAAGATCAACGGTTGCAGTGTCTGGATTTTAATGGTGCCTTGCAGAGAGAATGGTTAATGGATTCGTTTATACGATATATAAAAGTTATCGGAGGACCTGCTGGCAGGGAAGGTTTAATGGTGGGattaaaaaatggaaag GTTTATCGTATATTTCTGGATAACGCATTGCCTTTGTTGATAACTTCCGCAGTATCAGCAGTTCGTTGCCTGGATGTTAATGCAAATCGCACAAAAATTGCAGTGGTTGACGATGGTGGTCGTCTAGTGGTCAGAGATATCTACAATGACACTCTTCTTTATCAGGACACAGGAGTAAATTCCGTGACGTGGAATACCCATTTGGATTCAATGTTGTGTTACACACATACCACGGGAGGTCTTTCTGTAAGGGTGGGCAATTTACCTCCCAGAGCTCCCCAACAAATGATAGGTGTCGTAGTTGGTTTATGTGGAGCTACAGCTTTTTGCTTAAGGGGAAATGTTATGCACAATGTACCACTGGCTTTGGGAGCCACAATGTGGCAATTTATAGAAGCTGGTTTATTTGA GGAAGCTTTTCAAGTTGCCTGTTTGGGTGTAACTAATGCAGATTGGGAGGGTTTAGCTAAATCAGCGTTAGAGGCTTTACATCTTAATATTGCACGGGATTCTTATGTTAAGATACGAAATTTGCCTTGGCTTCAACTAATTGGAAATTTAATGGATAAACAAAAACGTGGCCAAGTGCCGAAAGAGGTATTACAAGCGGAAATCTGTGCCTATTCTGCAAAACACAAGGAAGCTGCcagatttttcgaaaaatgttccttAAGTGTTAAGGCTCTGGAAATGTACACCGATTTGAGAATGTTTGATTTGGCGCAGGAATTCATAAGAGATGGCAGTgtagaagaaaagaaaaatctaGTACGCAAAAGGGCAGAGTGGGCCTATTCCGTGAAGGAGCCTAGAGCAGCGGCAGAGCTGCTGTTAAGTGTAGGAGAACACCAAAAAGCCATTGAGATTGTGTCCGAACAAGGATGGGCTGATGT TCTTTATGACATCGGAAGACGTTTAAGTCAAAGCGATAAAGAATCTTTGGAATTGGTGGCATTTAATTTAAAGCGATTAAAGGCTTTACCTCTGGCTGcagaagtatttaaaaaattgggCAATGAGGGTGAAGTAGTGCAATTGCATGTTGAAGCTCATGATTGGGCTGAAGCTTTTTGTTTGGCTGCCGATATGCCAGATATATTACCTCAAGTACATTATCAACATGCTCAGTGGCTTGCAGAAAATGATCAATTTATAGAAGCTCATGAAG CTTACTTAAAGGCTGGCCGAATTAAGGATGCTAATCGTTTGTTAAAACAATTAAGCAATTCGGCCATAGAGGAGGAGCGTTTCTTAGATGCTAGCTATTTTTATTGGCTTTTATCTAAACAgtatttggatattttttatgaCAAAGA AGTACAAAATCCTATAGATTTTCATTTGAAGGAATATCACTCTCACCTGCGTATAGCGAAAATTTATTATGCTTACAGTGTAATATATAATTATATGAAGGAACCATTTACCACGTATTCACCAGTGAGTCTTTTCAACGTTTCAAGGTTCATACTAAATGAGGTAGAATATAAAGGAGCTCCGAAGGGAGTAAGCATGTT CGCGGTTCTGTTTACTTTGGCTAAGCAGGCCAAATTTCTACAAGCAAATAAACTTTGTTTGGTGGTCAACAAAAGATTGCAATCCCTTAAGCCTCCTTCTGGTGTCCAGGAGCAAAttgat ataaattatttgaatagtAAAGCCTGTAAAAGTGGTTTTAATGATCCTGAAGAGTTGCTGCCTTTATGTTATAAGTGTTCGAATTATAGCCAGCATTTGAATGGAAATTCATGTCCTACATGTCGGCAGgattatatattttcatttatatcatTTG aaatctTACCTTTAGTACAATTTTATCCGGAAATGGATATTACCGATAGTGAAGCAGAAAGATTACTATTAGCTCCACCAAAAACGAATGAAGATCAGGATCCTTTTAATGAGGATACCGCAAGTGCCTTACCGTTGAGTTTAGATCGCAATGCTCTACGTTCTATAGATCCAAATcatgtattaattttaaaacgcCGTACTAAAGCaaatagcaaatttatattttatcgtAATATTTTGCCGGACTTACAAGTTACATATTGTCCAGAGTGTTTATTG gtattttATGCCGAGGATTTCGAGTTGCATGTTTTACAAAAAGGTTTTTGTCCGTTTTGCCGCACTGCAGCTGAAAAACTGTTTGAggattattaa